The window AACCCGTTATTTTGTAAGAAgtttttgttcttgtgaattgaggtGGATGTATTTTCGACGAAGtttaatttttattgaaaatttatTTCAGTTTAGTCCATGTATGCGCATGGATGTGCAGGAAAACGTTTTTATTTATTAGAAAGCTTATTTTAAAATTTGTATTTGCAGGTCAATTGGGAAGTCTTAATGAAATTAAAGCGTAAGCTCTTACTTTATTTTTGCCTTTTGCTTAGCAAATTTATATTATATAGTGAATTATGCTGCTTATTTGGTCCAAACGGACTTTGTAAGAAGTGTCTACACAAAGTATAATTAAGCCTCATCatgtaattatttttttagaagaaagaacaaaaagaaaataaagaacaattCACCCCGGTATTTATCTCAACACAATAAATATACTTATCTTCAATTATAGTTCTATCGttaaattataattaattaatacaTAATTTTATCTTAATTTATACTACTTTGTAATGATAAATTAGTATAGCTTAGTGTAAATAGATATTCCTAAGTTTTTATCCAAACGGATTAGCCaggtttttatatttattttttttgctaCTTTCTCCCTCACCACCTTCACGAAAATCTCCATAAAATTCAACTCTACACAGAAGAACCCTTTTCATTGCTTCACCATTTTCGAGCGTTGGCGCCAAATTCATCAGCCATTCCCGCTTTCTTCCCCAAATTTCCCTCCAAAATCCTCATATTACttttacaacaataacaacaacaactcagtataatttCACTAGTGGGATATGGGAAgtgtaatatgtacgcagaccttacctctatccCGAGGGGTTTCCAGGAGAcactcggctcaagaaaacgacAAGAGACAATATATTAATACTATCAATAAATTTAtaacaaaataacataaaataatataagataaaataacagcaatataaaaaatatagtaaGCATCGTTTAGATATATTGAAGATACATATCAGTAACCAACCAGTAGCATCAGTAGCCCTCATATTACTTCTATAAAAATAAAACCCTTCAAACCCAGAAGAAAATTCTAAGAGCTTCTGCCAAAAATCACTGAAGAACCACTAGCTAAGGGCGGAACTCTTTATGCACTGAGCGATGTGTAGTTGTGACTTGCGAGCTCCATTTCTACAACTCGACCCTCCATTGATCCACTTGTATATTTTTAAAGATTTGCTGGATCAGCGGAGGGTGGAGGTGTAAAAACGGGTCTCACGCTGAAAATTGCTATGTTAATATCCCAAATTCATTGTTTTCCTGTCAGGTGTGATTTTCTCTTCTCTTTAACTCTTTACTATTATCATTGTTAAGTGCTCTTTTAGGTTCCAAATTACCTTTCATGAATCTTGAAATGCTAAGTTCAACTCAAAATATACAAAGGCTTGAAAATATAATTGATCGAAAGATGTGCACTATCACATTGTTAGTTCTGTTTACACTTTACGGGCATTCCTGTTTGTCATATTAAAATTGTAGTTGTAACTAGCTGCCAAGAACCACTGtttgtttcttcaatttgccCTCTTTGGCTCTTTGTTATTTTAGAGAAGTTAACCTTAACTAGCCTTTTCAAAATCCCTTTGTCTGAATAAATTTCCACCATTTCATATATTGGTAGTCTCCTAATGGTGCTGACTGTCGTAAGATCATGAAAGCTCTTCCACAAGGTCCTGTACTGCTGTACATGTTGTATAAATGAAGAAAGTTGCTGGGAACGGACGACCATAACTATCGATAAATATTCTCTCTTTTCCTGTTCATGATTAAAGTTCATTAGCTTCATGCTGATTTTGTCTGTCTCTTTTCTGAATGTATAAGGATCCGGTTGAGATATAATTTATAATTAAAGGTGGAGTGCACCTGACCTTCAATATTGCTAAGCAGTAGCCCAGTACATACGAAATTAATCGCTTGCTTTGAGATCCTATTAATAAATTTTACCTGGTCTTCTGTTGTTTCATAGAAGTTTATTCAGTTATGTTGATATTTGCCAAAACTTAGCGATATGAGCGCAACAACCTCCAAAGTCCAATCCCTCTCTCAAGAAACTTTTAAGTTACAAGTGAAGTTAAAATAGGAGGTAATATAAAGGATGAGTTGGAAGTGTAGGAGAAGTAAGAGTTTATATGTAAGATTGGCATATGAATGTGAAAAAGCGATCAGATTATATCTAATCTATCTGAACATATGCTTATGATTTTCTGTTCATTCAGCCATGATTTGTGAATCTCTTCATTCAGTAGACGATTGCCCTCTTTAAGTATTCAGAGTAAGGTTTGACAGAACACGATATTCTCCTGCAAACAGCCCGTATAATGAAGCAACATTTGGCTAATCCTTGGTGTTGTGGATACATTATAAAAGAAATCCACTGAGAGGAAGCAAGTAATGTTAAATGCCATTGCAAATTGTTGTTTATTCATTCTAATTAAAATTTCCACTGCATAGGAAGTAGAAGAAAATGCGGACAGAGCAGATTTTTATTCCCTACTCCTTATTTTTCAGATACTCAACAAAGCTAGCAATGTAAGAATCATGAAGCTGTCTATCTCCAAATATGGCAGCAGCTTCTCTTGCTCTAGCTCTAAGCTTTTCACCGTCTTCAGAAACCATGGCGTACGTCAATGCCTTGGCTATCTCCTTTCTAGTAAATGACCCGTTTTCTTCCTTTCTCTTTACTTCAATTGCCATTCCTTTTTCCACTAACAATCTTGCATTCAACCCCTGATCATACACAAATGGCAGAACAACAAGAACATGCCCATGCTGTAGAGTTTCTACGGTAGAACTTAGGCCTGCTTGGGTTAGAGTACCCCCAATACAAGGATGTGCCAGAATTTCCTTCTGTGGGGCCCATCCAATGTGCACCACTCCTTTCTCTGCAGTAGTCAACCCAAATCCTGCTGGCAAAGGATCCACTTCATCTGAACTCCAACTTGGCTTCTGTAGTATCCATATAAATGGTAGCCCATAAAGCTCAAGCCCGTAAGCTATTTCATCTACTTGGTATTTACTAGGTTTACACTCGCTTCCAAATCCCACAAATAAAACTGACCCAGCCTTCTGTTGATTAAGCCATTTGAAGATTCTCTGCCACGATTGATCACCATTGAAGTTTTCTCCTCCTAGTGATGATGTTTCAGGTGGTAGTAATCCAACCGGAATAGTAGGCTTAGAGATGAGTTTGTGCACCGCATCCAAGTAATCACCTTCGAATTCTTTGCAACTCCGTATAGCCATAGCTCGACATGTACTCAATATTTTAGCTGAGCGTTGAGCGTAGGATAACCCTGAGGCGTCTTCAAGGAAAGATGAGGAGAAAAGCTCTAATGCTTCATAACTCCGGTAAGCCAAAGTTGATGAAAATTCCAGCTTCTCAGAAACAGGTGAGGTGAGACATTCAGGAATCGGTCCTGAAGCTCTTGCTGCAATCAAGAAAGCTCTTGAAGCAGCTGAAAAAATACTGAGGTGAATCATAGGGATGTCATAAGCTTCAGCAATCTCAACTATCCAATATTGGAAGAAGTCGACAATAATCCAATCAGGCTTTTTATCTGCAATGAATTG of the Nicotiana tabacum cultivar K326 chromosome 7, ASM71507v2, whole genome shotgun sequence genome contains:
- the LOC107808840 gene encoding putative UDP-rhamnose:rhamnosyltransferase 1, whose amino-acid sequence is MRKNDVHVVMLPWSAFGHLIPFFNFSIALAKVGGVHVSFISTPKNIKRLPKVPTNLTHLVKLVEFPLPTLDDKSLLPEDAEASVDLPLEKIQYLKAAYDLLQEPIKQFIADKKPDWIIVDFFQYWIVEIAEAYDIPMIHLSIFSAASRAFLIAARASGPIPECLTSPVSEKLEFSSTLAYRSYEALELFSSSFLEDASGLSYAQRSAKILSTCRAMAIRSCKEFEGDYLDAVHKLISKPTIPVGLLPPETSSLGGENFNGDQSWQRIFKWLNQQKAGSVLFVGFGSECKPSKYQVDEIAYGLELYGLPFIWILQKPSWSSDEVDPLPAGFGLTTAEKGVVHIGWAPQKEILAHPCIGGTLTQAGLSSTVETLQHGHVLVVLPFVYDQGLNARLLVEKGMAIEVKRKEENGSFTRKEIAKALTYAMVSEDGEKLRARAREAAAIFGDRQLHDSYIASFVEYLKNKE